Proteins co-encoded in one Cupriavidus nantongensis genomic window:
- a CDS encoding SphA family protein gives MGSIDGTKAQRARALLPVRFGRLALAAACAASSVPARATEGGGNSYPIGVDNLYSGLMLPEGANWLLFYQHYDAGSFKDNTGHDNPKLASFHLRLDALAPRLSYVWPDVRLFGANLETRVVVPVVSANLAMSVARQVPLPPLAKGGNKTGLADMTLAPVVLGWHGGAFHQMAGVEFHLKTGAYDVHDPVNIGRNYYQIAPSYAFTWFPTRNVDISAKLRYGFNTRNEATRYQSGNEATIEFSAGYRVTPRLTLGLNGYYYVQTTDDTQNGARVNGNGNRGRVTALGPDICFQLTDKVSFSLKGQFEFGARNRPEGNRIWAMGRISF, from the coding sequence ATGGGTTCGATTGATGGCACGAAGGCCCAGCGGGCGCGCGCACTGCTGCCCGTCCGGTTCGGGCGGCTGGCCCTCGCCGCGGCCTGCGCGGCGAGCAGCGTGCCGGCACGCGCCACCGAGGGTGGCGGCAACTCCTACCCCATCGGGGTCGACAATCTCTATTCCGGCCTGATGCTGCCCGAGGGCGCCAACTGGCTGCTGTTCTACCAGCACTACGATGCGGGCAGTTTCAAGGACAACACCGGCCACGACAACCCCAAGCTGGCCAGTTTCCACTTGCGCCTCGATGCGCTGGCGCCGCGGTTGTCGTATGTGTGGCCCGACGTCAGGCTGTTCGGCGCCAACCTGGAAACGCGCGTGGTGGTGCCCGTCGTGTCGGCGAATCTCGCCATGTCAGTGGCCAGACAAGTTCCCCTGCCGCCGCTCGCCAAAGGCGGTAACAAGACTGGCCTGGCCGACATGACGCTGGCGCCGGTGGTCCTCGGCTGGCACGGCGGCGCATTCCACCAGATGGCGGGCGTGGAGTTCCACCTCAAGACCGGCGCCTATGATGTTCACGACCCCGTCAATATCGGCCGGAACTACTACCAGATTGCACCGAGCTACGCCTTCACCTGGTTCCCCACGCGCAACGTCGACATCAGTGCCAAGCTCCGCTACGGCTTCAACACGCGCAATGAGGCCACCCGCTACCAGTCGGGTAACGAGGCGACCATCGAGTTCAGTGCCGGCTACCGGGTAACGCCGAGGCTGACACTGGGCCTGAACGGCTATTACTACGTCCAGACGACCGACGACACGCAGAACGGCGCGCGCGTCAACGGCAATGGCAACCGTGGCCGGGTCACGGCGCTGGGGCCGGATATCTGCTTCCAGCTCACCGACAAGGTCAGCTTCTCGCTCAAAGGGCAGTTTGAGTTCGGCGCCCGCAATCGCCCCGAAGGCAACCGCATCTGGGCCATGGGCCGAATCTCGTTCTGA
- a CDS encoding intradiol ring-cleavage dioxygenase yields MQEYDQHNLTSAVIARLADTPDRRTREIMTSLVGHLHDFARKIRLTEAEWMRGIEFLTATGQKCDDKRQEFILLSDVLGLSMLTVAMNHQKPDGCTEATVFGPFHVEGAPHYEHGADLANGARGQLCTVYGRVTGADGRPIADAVVETWQADADGHYDVQYEGLEVAQGRGVLKSGDDGRFHFRTIVAQAYPIPDDGPVGELLRATGRHPWRPAHLHFMINAPGYETLVTHVFRRGDKYLDSDAVFGVRTSLIGDWVRLTDGTYRLDFDFVLNPAR; encoded by the coding sequence ATACAAGAGTACGACCAGCATAACCTGACCAGCGCCGTCATTGCGCGCCTGGCCGATACGCCTGACCGGCGCACCAGGGAGATCATGACCAGCCTCGTGGGGCACCTGCACGACTTCGCACGCAAGATCAGGCTGACCGAAGCCGAATGGATGCGCGGGATTGAGTTCCTTACCGCCACCGGGCAGAAGTGCGACGACAAGCGCCAGGAGTTCATCCTGCTCAGCGATGTGCTGGGCCTGTCGATGCTGACGGTGGCAATGAACCACCAGAAGCCCGATGGCTGCACCGAGGCTACCGTGTTCGGGCCCTTCCATGTCGAGGGCGCGCCGCACTACGAGCACGGCGCGGATCTGGCGAACGGGGCCAGGGGCCAGCTCTGCACGGTCTACGGACGGGTCACAGGCGCGGACGGGCGGCCAATTGCCGATGCCGTGGTGGAAACCTGGCAGGCCGACGCCGACGGCCACTATGACGTGCAGTATGAAGGGCTGGAAGTGGCACAGGGCCGTGGCGTGCTGAAGTCGGGCGATGATGGCCGCTTCCACTTCCGCACCATCGTCGCACAGGCCTACCCGATTCCTGACGATGGCCCCGTGGGCGAGCTACTTCGCGCCACCGGCCGTCATCCATGGCGGCCCGCGCATCTGCACTTCATGATCAATGCACCTGGCTACGAGACACTCGTCACGCACGTTTTCCGGCGCGGCGACAAGTACCTCGACTCCGACGCCGTGTTCGGCGTGCGCACGTCCCTGATCGGCGACTGGGTCCGCCTGACCGATGGCACCTACCGGCTCGACTTCGACTTCGTGCTCAACCCAGCCCGCTAG
- a CDS encoding malonic semialdehyde reductase codes for MQTNELLDKIFRGARSQNGWLPTPVPDSKLHELYELMKFGPTSVNCSPARLVFVRTEEGREKLRPALAPGNVEKTMAAPVVAIVGYDTRFYEHLPDLFPHNPAVKAWFEGDEKVDFATTTAFRNGTLQGGYLIAAARALGLDCGPMSGFNNQAVDQAFFDGTSIRSNFICALGHGDPEKVFARSPRLSFDQACQLA; via the coding sequence ATGCAAACCAATGAACTGCTCGACAAGATCTTCCGCGGCGCGCGCAGCCAGAACGGCTGGCTGCCCACGCCCGTGCCCGACAGCAAGCTGCATGAACTGTATGAGCTGATGAAGTTCGGCCCTACCTCGGTCAACTGCTCGCCGGCCCGGCTGGTGTTCGTGCGCACAGAGGAAGGGAGGGAGAAGCTGCGTCCGGCACTGGCGCCGGGCAACGTCGAAAAGACCATGGCCGCGCCCGTCGTCGCAATCGTCGGCTACGACACCCGCTTCTACGAGCACCTGCCGGATCTGTTTCCGCACAACCCGGCGGTCAAGGCGTGGTTCGAGGGCGACGAGAAAGTGGATTTCGCCACCACCACGGCGTTTCGCAACGGAACTCTGCAAGGCGGCTATCTCATCGCCGCGGCACGCGCGCTGGGCCTCGATTGCGGCCCCATGTCCGGCTTCAACAACCAGGCTGTCGACCAGGCCTTCTTTGACGGCACCAGCATCCGCTCTAACTTCATCTGCGCCCTTGGCCACGGCGATCCCGAAAAAGTGTTCGCCCGCAGTCCACGCCTGTCGTTCGACCAGGCCTGCCAGCTCGCCTAG
- the tcpA gene encoding 3,5,6-trichloro-2-pyridinol monooxygenase TcpA, protein MIRTGKQYLESLNDGRNVWVGNEKIDNVATHPKTRDYAQRHADFYDLHHRPDLQDVMTFVDTDGERRTMQWFGHFDKEQLRRKRKYHETIMREMAGASFPRTPDVNNYVLQTYIDDPSPWETQTIGAEGKIKAKNIVDFVNFAKQHDLNCAPQFVDPQMDRSNPDAQQRSPGLRVIEKNDKGIVVSGVKAVGTGVAFADWIHIGVFFRPGLPGDQIIFAATPVNTPGVTIVCRESVVKDDPIEHPLASQGDELDGMTVFENVFIPWSHVFHLGNPEHAKLYPQRVFDWVHYHALIRQSVRAELMAGLAILITEHIGTNKIPAVQTRVAKLIGFHQAMLAHIVASEELGFHTPGGAYKPNILIYDFGRALYLENFSEMIYDLVDLSGRSALIFASEDQWNDKTLHGWFERMNNGPVGKPHDRVKIGRVIRDLFLTDWGNRLFVFENFNGTPLQTIRMLTMQRAEFSAAGPYCTLARKVCGIELTEVHESEYKATAGYAQALDSARHQEKLALSGTMTV, encoded by the coding sequence ATGATTCGCACTGGCAAGCAGTACCTGGAATCGCTCAACGACGGCCGCAACGTATGGGTAGGCAACGAGAAGATCGACAACGTCGCAACGCACCCCAAGACACGGGACTACGCGCAGCGCCACGCCGATTTCTACGACCTGCACCATCGCCCCGACCTGCAGGATGTGATGACCTTCGTCGACACCGACGGCGAACGCCGCACCATGCAATGGTTCGGCCACTTCGACAAGGAGCAGCTGCGCCGCAAGCGTAAGTACCACGAGACCATCATGCGCGAGATGGCCGGCGCTTCGTTCCCGCGCACACCGGACGTCAACAACTACGTGCTCCAGACCTACATCGACGATCCGTCGCCGTGGGAAACGCAGACTATCGGCGCTGAGGGCAAGATCAAGGCAAAGAACATCGTCGACTTCGTCAACTTCGCCAAGCAGCATGACCTGAACTGTGCGCCGCAGTTCGTCGACCCGCAGATGGACCGCTCGAACCCCGATGCCCAGCAGCGCTCGCCCGGGCTGCGCGTGATCGAGAAGAACGACAAGGGCATCGTCGTGTCAGGTGTCAAGGCGGTCGGCACCGGCGTCGCCTTTGCCGACTGGATCCACATCGGGGTGTTTTTCCGCCCCGGCCTCCCGGGCGACCAGATCATTTTTGCCGCCACCCCGGTCAACACCCCGGGCGTGACCATCGTCTGCCGCGAGAGCGTGGTCAAGGACGATCCCATCGAGCATCCGCTCGCCTCACAGGGCGACGAACTGGACGGCATGACTGTATTCGAGAATGTCTTCATCCCCTGGTCGCACGTGTTCCACCTAGGCAACCCCGAACACGCCAAGCTCTACCCGCAGCGAGTGTTCGACTGGGTGCACTATCACGCCCTCATCCGCCAGTCGGTGCGCGCCGAACTGATGGCCGGCCTGGCGATCCTGATCACCGAGCATATCGGCACCAACAAGATTCCCGCAGTGCAGACTCGCGTGGCCAAGCTGATCGGCTTTCACCAGGCCATGCTGGCGCACATCGTCGCCAGCGAGGAACTGGGCTTCCATACGCCTGGGGGCGCCTATAAGCCGAACATCCTCATCTACGACTTCGGCCGCGCGCTATACCTCGAGAACTTCTCGGAGATGATCTACGATCTGGTCGACCTCTCCGGGCGCAGCGCACTGATCTTTGCCAGCGAGGACCAGTGGAACGACAAGACCCTGCATGGTTGGTTCGAGCGCATGAACAACGGCCCAGTCGGCAAGCCGCACGACCGCGTGAAGATCGGTCGCGTGATCCGCGACCTGTTCCTGACCGACTGGGGCAACCGGCTGTTCGTCTTCGAGAACTTCAATGGCACCCCGCTGCAGACCATCCGCATGCTGACCATGCAGCGCGCCGAGTTCTCCGCAGCCGGTCCGTACTGCACCCTGGCCCGCAAGGTCTGCGGCATCGAGCTCACCGAGGTCCACGAGAGCGAATACAAGGCCACCGCCGGCTACGCCCAGGCACTGGATTCGGCGCGACACCAGGAAAAGCTCGCGCTGAGCGGCACGATGACCGTATGA
- a CDS encoding flavin reductase codes for MSSAVSIEAVASRITDPGIDAASFRDALSHAVTAVTVIATDGAGGRAGVTCSAVCSVSDSPPTVLFCINRRSAANSVIKTNGVVSINWLHASQTSVSQLFAGAGAVPMAQRFDGDSWGVFTTGAPYSKSAMVALDCKVVDQIEIGTHSVFVAQVFGSAGGERGNDTPLVYCRRNYATTHPVAD; via the coding sequence ATGTCGTCCGCAGTATCCATCGAAGCCGTAGCAAGCCGCATTACCGATCCTGGCATCGATGCCGCAAGCTTTCGCGATGCCTTGTCGCATGCCGTCACCGCCGTGACCGTGATCGCTACCGACGGCGCAGGCGGTCGTGCCGGCGTCACGTGCTCGGCGGTCTGTTCGGTCAGCGACTCGCCGCCCACTGTGCTCTTCTGCATCAACCGCCGCAGCGCCGCAAACAGCGTGATCAAGACCAACGGCGTGGTCAGCATCAACTGGCTGCACGCGAGCCAGACCTCGGTGTCCCAGCTGTTCGCCGGGGCCGGCGCGGTGCCGATGGCGCAGCGCTTCGATGGTGACAGCTGGGGCGTGTTCACCACCGGCGCGCCATACAGCAAATCCGCGATGGTCGCCCTCGACTGCAAAGTGGTCGACCAGATCGAGATCGGCACCCACAGCGTCTTCGTCGCGCAAGTCTTCGGCAGCGCCGGCGGCGAACGCGGCAACGACACGCCGCTGGTCTACTGCCGCCGCAACTACGCCACCACGCACCCGGTCGCGGACTGA
- a CDS encoding LysR family transcriptional regulator, whose protein sequence is MDTIPQRHEDELSLNHLLVLDVLLSERSLTKAARVLNLTQPALSKTLARLRHYFGDPLFVRVGLRMEPTPKAMELGEPVRDILQSVRALRSDHASFDPRTSQRSFRFFLLDADASQMLPPLLSRLAEEAPGILVQAVNADATHLDLWLENGLVDLAIGSFPTLTQSIRRQLLWRETYGAVVRKNHPRLAQLGEPDAFIAEKHVLVSAVGTGHEHLSVERAIEAGVPHTNIVCRVPSFATAALIARHSDAVAILPLTLARALCADLDLAVVAPPLSLPGMDIAQHWHERVHREPGNQWIRALVHRLFARHDAVADAGAGIGMEG, encoded by the coding sequence ATGGACACTATTCCCCAGCGTCATGAAGACGAACTCAGCCTGAACCACCTGCTGGTGCTTGATGTGCTGCTCAGCGAGCGCAGCCTTACCAAGGCCGCGCGCGTGCTCAACCTGACCCAGCCGGCGCTGAGCAAGACCCTGGCGCGGCTACGCCACTATTTCGGTGATCCGCTGTTCGTCCGGGTGGGCCTGCGCATGGAACCCACGCCCAAGGCAATGGAGCTTGGCGAGCCGGTGCGGGACATTCTGCAGAGCGTGCGTGCATTGCGCTCAGACCATGCCAGCTTTGATCCACGCACCAGCCAGCGCAGCTTCCGCTTCTTCCTGCTAGATGCCGACGCCTCGCAAATGCTGCCACCATTGCTAAGCCGGCTGGCGGAGGAAGCGCCGGGTATCCTAGTGCAGGCGGTCAACGCAGATGCCACGCATCTCGATCTCTGGCTGGAAAATGGCCTTGTCGATCTGGCGATTGGCTCGTTCCCCACGCTGACGCAGAGCATCCGTCGCCAGTTGCTATGGCGTGAGACCTACGGCGCCGTGGTACGCAAGAACCATCCGCGGCTGGCGCAGCTTGGCGAGCCGGACGCCTTCATAGCCGAGAAGCATGTGCTGGTTTCCGCGGTCGGGACCGGTCATGAACACCTCAGCGTCGAGCGCGCCATCGAAGCCGGCGTGCCGCATACCAACATCGTCTGCCGCGTGCCGAGCTTTGCCACGGCGGCCCTGATCGCCCGGCATTCGGACGCGGTGGCTATCCTGCCGCTGACGCTGGCCCGGGCACTATGCGCGGACCTGGACCTGGCAGTGGTGGCGCCTCCGCTGTCGCTGCCCGGCATGGACATCGCCCAGCACTGGCACGAACGCGTGCACCGGGAGCCGGGCAACCAGTGGATTCGCGCGCTGGTACACAGGCTCTTTGCCCGCCATGATGCCGTGGCGGACGCGGGTGCCGGGATCGGCATGGAGGGATGA
- a CDS encoding FAD synthetase family protein translates to MQVTRRADPLRLAASVVSIGTFDGVHRGHRAVLAELRAAGHSLGLPTVLLTFDPHPRAFLQPQSAPRMISTADDRIALLAESGAVDHCLVLPFDRALSEASADDFVRGLLLARLGMRRLVVGANFCCGRGRQGNVDYLGQLGKAYGYAVEPVRLRATDAAGAGVRCSSTEARRLIQSGDVRAAAALLARPHEIRAMVVTRTPARASGAAEIRLPEGICLPPVGQYAAAVRVQIGAQRWSPALVHLTGADGMARVFSDAQFAPRQGSAVSVRFFGAAPAKLRYLLE, encoded by the coding sequence ATGCAGGTGACAAGACGAGCCGACCCGCTGCGGCTGGCAGCATCCGTTGTTTCGATCGGCACCTTCGACGGCGTGCACCGCGGGCACCGCGCGGTCCTGGCCGAGTTGCGCGCCGCGGGGCATTCGCTCGGGCTGCCGACCGTGTTGCTGACATTTGACCCGCATCCGCGTGCGTTCCTGCAGCCGCAGAGCGCGCCCCGCATGATCTCCACCGCTGATGACCGTATCGCGCTGCTGGCTGAAAGCGGCGCCGTCGACCACTGCCTGGTACTGCCGTTCGACCGCGCCCTCAGCGAAGCCAGTGCGGATGACTTTGTCCGTGGACTGCTGCTGGCGCGTCTGGGCATGCGGCGGCTGGTGGTTGGCGCGAACTTTTGCTGCGGACGAGGACGACAGGGCAACGTCGATTACCTCGGCCAGCTTGGCAAAGCGTACGGCTATGCCGTCGAGCCGGTTCGGCTGCGGGCCACCGATGCAGCCGGGGCAGGCGTGCGCTGTTCATCCACGGAGGCCCGCCGCCTGATCCAGAGTGGCGACGTGCGCGCTGCTGCTGCATTGCTGGCGCGTCCGCACGAGATCCGCGCCATGGTGGTGACCAGGACGCCCGCCCGCGCCAGCGGCGCGGCGGAGATTCGTCTTCCGGAGGGAATCTGCTTGCCGCCTGTGGGGCAATATGCTGCCGCGGTCCGAGTCCAGATTGGTGCCCAACGCTGGAGCCCGGCGCTCGTGCATCTGACAGGAGCGGACGGCATGGCGCGCGTGTTCAGCGACGCGCAGTTCGCGCCGAGGCAGGGCAGTGCGGTGTCGGTACGCTTCTTCGGCGCGGCGCCGGCGAAGCTGCGGTATCTGCTCGAATAG